In one Achromobacter spanius genomic region, the following are encoded:
- a CDS encoding ribonuclease activity regulator RraA produces MNPETRARLSGISTATLCTALFKRGLRNQFIQDVRPLNAKLPNMVGPAFTLRYIPAREDLNTIKVFEDRSHPQRVAVETCPEGAVLVMDSRKDARAASAGSILITRLMKRGVAGVVTDGGFRDSPEIAELGFAAYHQRPSAPTNLTLHQALDINEPIGCGDVAVWPGDIVVGDREGVVVIPAHLADEISIEAVEMTAFEDFVTSQVQQGASILGLYPPTDPGTKDKFAAWRKEQGR; encoded by the coding sequence ATGAATCCCGAAACCCGTGCCCGCCTGTCCGGCATCAGCACGGCCACCTTGTGCACCGCGCTGTTCAAACGCGGCCTGCGCAACCAGTTCATCCAGGACGTGCGTCCGCTGAACGCCAAGCTGCCCAATATGGTCGGCCCGGCCTTCACGCTGCGCTACATCCCGGCCCGTGAAGACCTGAACACCATCAAGGTGTTTGAAGACCGCTCGCATCCGCAGCGCGTGGCGGTCGAGACCTGCCCTGAAGGCGCGGTGCTGGTCATGGACAGCCGCAAGGATGCGCGCGCGGCGTCCGCCGGTTCCATCCTGATCACGCGCCTGATGAAGCGCGGCGTGGCGGGCGTGGTCACCGACGGCGGCTTTCGCGATTCCCCGGAAATTGCCGAACTGGGCTTCGCTGCTTACCACCAGCGCCCGTCGGCCCCCACCAACCTGACCTTGCATCAGGCGCTGGACATCAACGAACCCATCGGCTGCGGTGATGTGGCGGTGTGGCCCGGCGACATCGTCGTGGGCGACCGTGAAGGCGTGGTGGTGATCCCGGCGCATCTGGCCGACGAGATCTCGATTGAAGCGGTGGAAATGACCGCCTTCGAAGACTTCGTGACCAGCCAGGTGCAGCAGGGCGCGTCCATTCTGGGCCTGTACCCGCCCACCGACCCGGGCACCAAAGACAAATTCGCCGCCTGGCGTAAAGAACAAGGCCGTTGA